In Colletotrichum destructivum chromosome 1, complete sequence, the sequence tcatcgtcgtcagcgTCTTCATGCCCTTCATCGTCCGCCTGCAGGACCAGCAGGCCAAGTCCGAGGCCAGGGCCAACGGCGTCGCCAGCGAGTCCTTCAGCAGCATCCGCATGCTGACCGCCTGCGGCGCCCAGGACAGCATGGTCGCCCGCTACTCCCGCtgggtcgacgacgcccgcgcCAAGGGCCAGCGAACGGcgcccctcctcgccctgcagttcggcctcgtcttcttcggcacctacgccgtcttcggcctcaGCTTCTGGTTCGGCACCAAGGAGTTTGCCGACGGCAACATGACCAACCCGGGCACCATCATGGTCGTCCTCCTGTCAGTCATGATGATCATCATGTCCGTCGAGCGCATCGCGAACCCGCTCATGGCCGTCTCGCGGGCCATGGTCGCCGCCTGCGAGTTCTTTGCCGTCATCGATGCGCCCCGGCCCGATACTGGCCACCTGAGAGACCCAGACGTGGCCGCGACGGACGACATTGTCTTCAAGGACGTCGTCTTTGCGTACCCGAGCCGGCCACATGTCAAGATCCTCGATGGCCTGAACCTcaccatcgaggccggcaagaacACGGCCATCGTCGGTCCCTCCGGGTCCGGCAAGAGCACCATCGTCGGTCTCGTCGAGAGGTGGTATGACCTCCGCGAGCATCACGTCATCGAAAAGACGCTCGGCGTGGAGAAGTTGAACGGGGCTcaagaggagaagaagagggagaccaagaacaagaacaaaaGCAAAAGCAATAAGAAAGACAGgtcaagaagaaaaaccgagcagcagctgggCGGCGTGATGGagcccatcgccgccgccgctgccaacGAAGAAGAGAGCCAGCCCGTCGTCCCTCTTTCGGGGAGCATAACGACGGGAGGACAAGCCCTGACCGACATCGACCTCAAGTGGTGGCGCTCTCAGATCGGGCTCGTCCAGCAGGAGCCGTTCCTCTTCAACGACACAATCTTCCGAAACGTCGCGTACGGGCTCATCGGCTCGGAATGGGAAGACGCCCCAGAGGCGGAGAAGCGggagctcgtcaaggaggcctgcCATGAGGCCTTCGCCGACGAGTTCATCGACCGCCTCCCAGACGGCTACGAcacggccgtcggcgacggcggcgccaagcTCTCGGGCGGCCAACGGCagcgcatcgccatcgcccggAGCATCGTCCGGAAGCCCAAGATCGTCATCCTCGATGAGGCCACCAGCGCCATCGACGTCCGCGGCGAGAAGatcgtccaggccgccctcgaccgcgTCGCCAAGAACcgcaccaccatcaccatcgcccaCCGCCTGTCGACCATCAGGAAGGCCGACCGCATCGTCGTTCTGCGCAAGGGGCAGGTCGTCGAGTCCGGCACCCATGAGGCCCTGCTGCAGAACGAGTCCGGCGCGTAtcacggcctcgtcctcgcgcaGAAGCTGTCGCTTGGcgagcccgccgacgccgacgtgaccagcggcgacgacgcctcgGATCATGAGTTGCTGGTCTTGGAGAAGACAAagagcgtcgccgccggcctgccggaggacgacgaagacgacgagcagaTCCAGCAGGCCGCCCCCAAGGGGCCCAACATCTTTAGCAGCTTCTTCAAGCTCTTGGCCGAGCAGAAGAACCGCTGGATCTACGTGGCGATCGCCTTTTTCGCCGCCtgctccgccgccagcacgCCGCTGATGGCCTGGCTCTTCGCCCAGGTCTTCCAGGTCTTCACCTTTGTCGACATGGACACGATCCGGTCGGAGGGTCAGTTCTGGTCGCTGATGTGGgttgtcctcgccgtcggcgtcggcgtcggctaCTTCTTCCagggcgccatcgccgtccacTTGCAGCACAACATCAGCGCCCTCTACAAGAAGGAGTACTTCGAGTCCATCCTCCGTCAGAacaccgtcttcttcgacgacgacgccaactCGCACGGGACCCTCGTCGCgcgcgtcgccggcgatccaaagcagctcgaggagcttcTAGGGCTAAACATGTCCTTCCTCCTCATGTCTGTGTTCAACGTTGCGGGAGCCCTCGCCATTGCCTACGTCTTTGGCTGGAAACTGGCTCTGGTTGCCACCTTCGTCACGATGCCTGTCGGCTTATTTGCTGGGTACTGGAAGTTCAAGTATGAGCTCGAGTTTGAGAAGATgaacgccgccgtcttcgccgagagctcccagttcgccgccgaggccatcggcgcGTTCCGCACCGTCTCGTCCCTCACAATGGAGAGCGTCGTCCACACGCGTTACGACAAGCTGTTGCGGAACCACGTGGTCGAGGCTTACAAGAAAGCACGCTGGACGAGCGTCCTCTTTGGCTTCGCCGACAGCGTCAATATTGGCTGCCAGGGCCTCATCTTCTGGTATGGcggccgtctcctcgccaGCCGTGAGTATGGCATcatcgacttcttcgtctgCTTCATGGCCGTCAtgcagggcgccgaggcaGCAGGACAGGGCCTCAGCTACGGCCCCAATGCCGCgcaggcctcggccgccgcgaaTCGCATCATGAGTCTGCGCAACCCAAACAGACAACAGAGCGAGGCCGCGACGGGGCAGATCCCTGAcacggacggcggcgtgaaGATCGAGCTGAAGAACGCCCACTTCCGCTACCCCACGCGCGACACGCCCGTCTTCACAGGCATCGACTTGACCATCAACAAGGGACagttcgccgccctcgtcggtcCCTCGGGGTGTGGAAAAACATCCGTCATCTCGCTCCTGGAACGCTTCTATAGCCTGGACAAAGGCGACATTCTCTGCAACGGCAAGAGCATCTAcagcctcgacgccgaccaGTATCGCAAGAACCTGTCGCTAGTTGCTCAGGAGCCTTGCATGTTCCAAGGAACGATCCGTGAGAATATCtgcctcggcgtcgatgcAGATGCCGTCTCGGACGAGCGCATCCACCAGGTCTGCCGCGACGCCTCCATTCACGACTTCATCGTGTCCCTGCCGGAGGGGTACAACACGGATATCGGATCCAAAGGCTTTTCGTTGTCCGGCGGCCAGAAGCAGCGCATCTCCATCGCGCGCGCTCTGATCCGCGACCCCAAGATCCttctgctcgacgaggcgacgTCGTCACTCGACTCGGAATCAGAAAAACTGGTGCAGGCGGCCTTTGAGCGCGCCAGCAAGGGCCGGACCATGATCTGCGTCGCCCATCGGCTGGCAACGGTCCAAAACGCCGAtgtcatcttcgtcttcggcgagGGCAAGGTGTTGGAGAAGGGCACCCATAATGAGTTGTTGAAGATGCAAGGCGTGTACTGGCAGATGGTAAGTCGAATACACACGCTGCGGGCCATGTTTGTCCACAATGCTGACCCGAGTAAAAAACAGTGTGAAAGTCAGGCCCTCGACAAGTAGAGAggcggtgttggtgttgtccGATCGTGGTCGTGCGCCTTGATGAGGAATTGGACGAGGACCCGGACGCGGGCCCGGTGCAGCCGGGTTAAGGTTTTCAGCGCCCGATCCGTAGCGGGGCCGGATCTCTGCGGGGCCCGGGGCCCGGGGGACGGATGAACTCTAAGACCCGGCAACTTTGGTTTGTATCCTGTCACCGCGTCCCCTGTTCAAGAAAGGGCAACTCAGTGGAGATGGGAGAAAGGGATCTTTACTCCATAGATGAACCGATGTAATGACGGCGGGCTATTGTACATAAATCAAACTGGGCCAGTTTCCGCTCTGTTCTGTTTCGTCCTCATAAACTTTCCATCCAGCTCACTACTTCACAACGCTTGTAACAAATAAAAGACTTCTCCCATGACTGGTGAAAGAAAGGGGTGGTTCGTTGTCAGATAATATCACTCCATCAATGACAGTACGGCGGGGCTGTTTGATTCACAAAAGGAGGCAAAGACTGGGAACTTCAGGCCCATGACTTCAACATGTGCTATGAGCAACAAGGCCTAGAGCACGTCATGGTTGTATTTCCTGAGAAATTCCCAACCCCTCTTCTACTGAAAATTACAAATCGTTAATCAAGGGGCTCAGTCCCTGTGCGGTGCCGATTTTACTCTCGAAAAACAGCTTCAGCCTCTCCACCCTCTCGCGGTCCCCCATGAAGCGCTCAAAGTCAACCGGGTTTGTCGAGTTGAGGTCCATCAGCTCGGGGAAGCCCGCGGGGGGCGGCATGTCCCTGCGGACGCTCCACATGCCCGTGTTGTCGGGGCTCTGGTACTCGTCGCCGAGCAAAAAGTTGTGGAGGAGCTTCGCGCCCTCCTTGTGCGGCGCGTCCTTGAGGATCGCGGCGCGCTGGCCCCATGTGACGAAGAAGCCGTCCCTGGGGATGGAGATGTTGAaaggggcggcgggcgccaGGCCCAGGGCGCCGGTGAAGGTGACGGCGTACGAGTTATTGGCCTGGCCCATGACGGTGGTCGGGGTCGCGGTGCCGCGGACCCAGCGGGGGTTTTGGGCGAGCAGGTTCTCGAACCAGCTGTATCCGTTCTGCTGCATACTGGGACGCGGTCAGTTTTTGGTTTTTTATGTTAAGACTACAAGACATGGCCGGCTCTCTAACTCACGCCAGGTCGAATGCATAgagcacggcgtcgtcgtcgttggggtACGTGAAGACCAACTTGTCCTTGTATTCGGGCTTCAGGAAGTCCGAGTACTCGACGGGGCCCTGATCCACCTTTTCGGCGTTCCAGATGTTGGTCCAGCCGAAGACGACCACGGCGTACCACGACGCCCAGACATCGCGGAACCCGGGGTGGATCTTGTCAAAGTTCAATGGCTTGTACCGCAGCAGGGCGCCCTCCCGATCCCATCGAGGGTAGTCCTGCAACGTCTGTAGTATCACGCTGTCGACATAGACGTTGCCCTCAGACAGCTGGCGGtcgatgtcgccgtcgatATACTTTGATATGTCCACGGTGAGGTTCAGCGTCATGCCGGGGAAGCGCTCCTCAAACGCCTGCTTCAGGAGGTCTTGTTGATTCTTCTCGTCGCCACCGTGCCACAGcgtgacgacgccgccctctgCGACGGCAGCCTTGTGGATCTCGTCGATGGTGCGGATTTCGACTTCGGGGGCTTCGTGGAACTTGAGAAGCGTGTCATAAGCAGCCGCCGGTGTGGCCAGCAGAGCCGAAGCAACGAGCGTGAGCAAGATCATGTTGAACTGGAGGTTCGTTTGGTGCCTGGTTCTATAAAGAGCGTGTTTGGGTGCGGGATAGACAAATCCCGAGAGCGAATTGGAGAACCGGGCAGGTCGCAGCTACTTATACCCAGCGCAACCCAGAACGGTCTTCACGCCGCGGAAGACGTGCTCTGATGCATCATCGGACACCCCTTGGATGCTCCACGTCCTGGGAACATGTCGGGTGATGGAGTGAGCCAGTGTTGTGCTGGTCCTGGCACGATCACTTACACGGCACATAATCAGGGTCATGAGTTGGCCAATCTACTCGGGGCCCATCTAGACCGGGTTCTGACCAACGACATGCCCCTTTTAATGTGGATTCGGTTTTCTTGCTAAGCAAATGGGCCGTCCTGGTGTGTGTACAGTAGGGGCCCATTAGTTTGCGATCATGTATGCCTGTATTTTAGAGGGGGGTGATCTCAGACTTTTGGGCTGTGACTGTAATAGTTGGCATACCTGTCATGCCCTTCACTGAATGACACCCACCCTTGACGCCAAAGCCCTCGCTTCGAACAACCAGTTCTCCGAAGAATACGACCTGTTTCCATACATCCTACTCTCTCGACTTCTTGTTCTGCCGAACGTCCATACCAGCCACAGTACAGTGTGTTTGCAAAGATGCTGTCGATTATCGATCAAAGCCTTGGATCATGACTAGAAATCCGGGGCAGATCACGGAGAACCAATTACGTGACCAACCAGAACATGGTTCATGGCAAATGCGTTTTTATCCGTTTCAGCACTTTAAACCTATGGGGAACACAGTAAAGATCAACATGATGTGTGTGTAAGGCCGGTAGGCGCGCGGTTAGACAGGGATCCAGCCACAACATTTCTAGAAGCAGTTAAGAGTATCAACCATCCTCGTTATTGTCGTGTGGATGCCCCAAAGGGCGCCTTACCGAAACGGGAAAAAATATCCAGATTATCTCGGCCTTGGGTGCCGTGTGGGT encodes:
- a CDS encoding Putative Type 1 protein exporter, with translation MVSNPSPTAAEAGEEAQSSSPATAEKQSQGTQARDRQTRESRYDEKESQSKESLGEKGPPRKGKGKGSEAVGRRPEREPAFRDYVRVFSYATKWDIVIYVFASIASIGAGTTLPLMNIVFGSLAGQFTDYFMDPPRMTRPEFEDLLDQLSLYVLGLFLGRFLLNCVNKFCFRMIGIRLSSAVRLHYIQSLFGQSVHVLDSMAPGAAASTITGTANVLQIGISEKLGTFMEFNGTIWCAIAVAFVWSWRLTLVTFSIVVFILIVVSVFMPFIVRLQDQQAKSEARANGVASESFSSIRMLTACGAQDSMVARYSRWVDDARAKGQRTAPLLALQFGLVFFGTYAVFGLSFWFGTKEFADGNMTNPGTIMVVLLSVMMIIMSVERIANPLMAVSRAMVAACEFFAVIDAPRPDTGHLRDPDVAATDDIVFKDVVFAYPSRPHVKILDGLNLTIEAGKNTAIVGPSGSGKSTIVGLVERWYDLREHHVIEKTLGVEKLNGAQEEKKRETKNKNKSKSNKKDRSRRKTEQQLGGVMEPIAAAAANEEESQPVVPLSGSITTGGQALTDIDLKWWRSQIGLVQQEPFLFNDTIFRNVAYGLIGSEWEDAPEAEKRELVKEACHEAFADEFIDRLPDGYDTAVGDGGAKLSGGQRQRIAIARSIVRKPKIVILDEATSAIDVRGEKIVQAALDRVAKNRTTITIAHRLSTIRKADRIVVLRKGQVVESGTHEALLQNESGAYHGLVLAQKLSLGEPADADVTSGDDASDHELLVLEKTKSVAAGLPEDDEDDEQIQQAAPKGPNIFSSFFKLLAEQKNRWIYVAIAFFAACSAASTPLMAWLFAQVFQVFTFVDMDTIRSEGQFWSLMWVVLAVGVGVGYFFQGAIAVHLQHNISALYKKEYFESILRQNTVFFDDDANSHGTLVARVAGDPKQLEELLGLNMSFLLMSVFNVAGALAIAYVFGWKLALVATFVTMPVGLFAGYWKFKYELEFEKMNAAVFAESSQFAAEAIGAFRTVSSLTMESVVHTRYDKLLRNHVVEAYKKARWTSVLFGFADSVNIGCQGLIFWYGGRLLASREYGIIDFFVCFMAVMQGAEAAGQGLSYGPNAAQASAAANRIMSLRNPNRQQSEAATGQIPDTDGGVKIELKNAHFRYPTRDTPVFTGIDLTINKGQFAALVGPSGCGKTSVISLLERFYSLDKGDILCNGKSIYSLDADQYRKNLSLVAQEPCMFQGTIRENICLGVDADAVSDERIHQVCRDASIHDFIVSLPEGYNTDIGSKGFSLSGGQKQRISIARALIRDPKILLLDEATSSLDSESEKLVQAAFERASKGRTMICVAHRLATVQNADVIFVFGEGKVLEKGTHNELLKMQGVYWQMCESQALDK